The sequence AAGTCCGCCATGATGGAAAAAAGCCAGTGCTGGCCTCCCAGGAGGCTATGCGCAGCTGACAGTCAGGGTCTAATAACCCGGCATCACGGGATTTTCCTGAACAGTCCCTATTTCAAAGAATCTCTGCCATTGTCAGAACACATCGAATCTGGTTTTTTATCCAGAACACATGGTCACGCTAATTGCCAGATGTGCCTTTCCACACCTCCACACCTACTTGACAAACACTAAAATCTATTTAACAAAGAACAAAGCCTTTCATCCCACAGTTGAGAAGGCtgggcataaaaaaaaaaaatctctgctggGAAAAACATAGCAATATAACTTCTTGTGGAGCTACACAGAGAAGCACCCTTCCCAGATGTCATCATTTTGCTGAGCGTGGCCCTGAAGTGACTAATGCCAGGAGCGCTCTGCTCCTCCTCATCCCCAGGACCAGGCATGGAGAAACCTCTACTCTCTTCCAGGCTAGGCTTCCTTGAGGTCCCTGGAGTTTTGTCAAATAGTAGACACTGTAAAGGGACTCTTGGGGAACAGGCTGAAGCCCTGAGGGTCAGAGCACATGCCCTTTGACCAGTACCCACCATGACCACCACTGCATCCCCCAGGAACTCCTGCCAAATAATTCCCTACTCTCAGCTCAAACACTGGAGCTGATGGCCTCCAAGCCAGACTATGCCATCCTTacaatttttaagattcatttatctatttattttaaagagagagggagagagagcacacgtgggagaggcagaggggaaaagagagagagagagaatctcaagaagactctgtgctgagcacagagcctgatgcaggggtccatctcacaaccctgagaccgcaacctgagccaaaatcaagagtagctgcttaaccaactaagccacttgGGCACCCCACTTTTAACACTTTATACGCAACTGAAATCTGGATGTCCATCAGTCCTTGTCCTATGCCCAGAAACCTTGTGAAAACATGACTAGCACCATGATCCCAGACAGGACCCTCTGCCTCTCATTGTCTCAGATTTCCCAAACTAGGTAAGCTCAGTTCCTCATGCCACATGGTTTCCAGGCACCTCATGGTTATCTAACCAGGAATCTAACCAGGATGAGAAAGAGGAATGAGAGTCAGAATGGGAATGGTCATCCCCACTCTTTTTATATGCCCCTATCCCAAGACCCAAgctatcacacacaaaaaaagtggaataaaaaCCTGACACCCAGGAAATACTGAGACATGGGCTTTACTGTTGCCCCAGCTCTAACCTTCCACTATATTTGAGAGAAGGACAGTGATGCTGATAGAAAAGTGAAATCTCAAAACTTCTTAAGCCAAGATGGGCCCTCTGAGCCATCATACCTCCTCTTGCAAACAGCCAGCCAAGCCAGACAGCCAGACAGCCAGACATCCGGAAAAGGAGCAGGACTGGCCTGTGGTCAATGATGGCAGAACTGGGTCCCAAATTCCCAGCACCAGGACCGATGATGTGGTCCTTCAAGCCACATCATTGTGATTCCCTACAGTCCACGAAGATTACCCAAGAACAAGAGCTGGAACTCACTCAcggggagactgggtggctccctgctcaacagggagtctgtttttccctctccttctgcccctccagtgctccttctctctctctctctctctctctctctctctctctctaataaataaacaaatctttactTTTCGTCTCctaataaagaaatcttttttaaaagattttttttgaagattttatttatttatttgacagagagggagagatcacaagtagtcagagaggcaggcagagagagagagagaggaggaagcaggctccctgctgagcagagagcccaatgcagggcttgatcccaggactctgggatcatgacctgagccgaaggcagaggcttaacccactgagccacccaggcgccccagaaagattttttttaataaagtaaaatgaaaaccagaCTGGACCTCACTTCCCTGCTTTTACTAGCCCCACAGAGGCTTCCCAGTACGTTTAGAACAAAGCTTTAGACAGAAGCCCTGGAGACTAACCGGAAGTCTGGACTCTCCCAAAGTGgagccccttccttctctttccctttcctcccaccccactgACCTCCTTTCAATCCCTTGAGAGAGTGAGCTCCTCCCTACTCCCAGCCTTGGCCGGGGCAGCTCCCGCTCATCCTCCAGGGTGAAAGGACACCTcctagcctctgcctttggctcgggtcatgatctcagggtgctgggatcaagccccacttcaggctctctgcggagcctgcttcccttcctctctctctgcctgcctctctgcctactcgtgatctctctctgtcgagaATGAATagaatctggggcgcctgggtggctcagtgggttaaagcctctgccttcagctcaggtcatgaccccagggttctgggatcgagccccacatcaggctctctgctcagcagggagcctgcttcctcctctctctctctctgcctgcctctctgcctgcttgtaatctctgtctgtcaaataaaataaaataaaatctttaaaagaaaaagaataaatagatcttaaaaaaaaaaaaaaagaaagaaaggacaccTCCTCTCCAGCTCGCTTTGATGTCCCTTTGCAGCCCTCATCACGGTTGGTGCCCAGTATTTTTAACCACGGCGGCCTTGCTCACCACGGGACATGTATGCCAGCCAGGCAGAGGCTCAATAGGTAGTGAGCAAGGGAGAAAGTGGGGGCGTGGACAGACAAGTCAGACTTGGGATGGTGGGGAGGGAATCTGAACAGAGAGGTGCTGGGCATCACAGCAAAAGCTGCTGAATGTTATTTGGCAGGTTTTCTAAAGgctttttaaagacatttcttgggacacctgggtggctcagtcattgagcatctaccttcagctcgggtcgtgatcccaggttcttgggattgagtcccacatcaggttccctgctcagcgggaagcctgcttctccctctcctgctccccctgctcctgtttcctctcttgctgtctctctgtcatagAAATACATagaatcctttaaaataataaataaaatataaattcttccaaAGTGTATGATACAGACCCCCAGTGTGATGGGTTTAGGAGATGGAGGCTTTGGGAGGTGACGACGTCGTGAGAGGGGAGCCCCCATGAAGAGGACACTGCCTGCACTGCGCCCATCCACCGTGTGAGGTCCTGGGGAAGACATGGcagtctatgaaccaggaagctgGCTTTTCCCAGACACTGAATATGCTGGCATCTTAACCTTGGACTGCTCAGCCTCTAGAATTTAAgacataaatttcttttatttataaaccaCCCAGTCCATGGTATCCTGTTCTAGCTGCCCAAAGGACATTATCACTCTTTGAGGTAAGTACACTCATCTCCACTTTACAGAGACAAAGGCCAGGACCAGAGAGGCCACACGGGGCAGGTCCCAGTGTCTGCCCCAAGCCCTCGGGCGACCTGACCATCCCACTGTTTGGCCTGGCCAGGGCTCAGAGCTGCTCACAAAGGGCCTGGCCTGGGTGCCAGCCTGTCCCTCAGCCCCTGTCACTCGGCCATCAGCTTCACACACTGGAAGACTGTGCTGGGCCCTGCAGGCTGGCGGTGAGTGACTGGCCTGACACAAGTTCCCAGGCTCTGGTTCCAAAACTGGACCAAAAGAGTCCTGGCAAGGAAGACAACCCTCTATTCTCTCTTATGGGCAGGGTGCCCGAACGAGCTGCTGAAGCCCGACAGAGACAGCCCCACGGGCTCCAGGGAAGGGGCTGCTACCTGGTGAGGTTTGGTTGGGAGGAAAGAGGCGGACACATGCTGCGGAGTTCCAGGGTCTCCAAGATGAAGAGGTCCGAGGAGGAGAAAGCGATCCTGGTTCTTGATAAAAGGGGCTGGTTAGCAACCGCACTCCTGAGGAAGCCCAACTTAGCAGGCAACAGGAAGGAAGCCAATGTCCACTGAGGGCTAAATACTTTCCATACTTTGAACCTTTACTACAACGTCCAAGGCTTATTCTttccatttgacagagaagggaaaggtGCCCAGGGAAGCAGAAGACACTTGACCAGGGACTTGCCGGCCGGTAACCGGGGAGCCTCAGGCTTAAACCCAGCTCTCTGATGACCAAAATATAAGCTTTTCTACTGGAATAGCTGCCACATGCACTCACAGAGAATGGTTCCAGTTTCTTTAGGAAACATAATGGAAGGTGTGATGTAAGACCCCATTTAATgcagtgaagaaaaaataaaacttaggcATTAACTTAtcaagaagtattttaaaactctaaaacacCCTGAAATACACCAAACATACCTTGACAATGCAAAGACATAAAGATTCAACATAAAAATGTCCGTTGTCcctaagttaatttttttaagattttatttattaatttgagagagaaacagtgagagagcgagcaagagcagggcaaggggcagagggagagggagaagcagactccctgctgagcagggatccaacatgggactcgatctcaggaccctgagatcatgacctgagccaaaggcaaacacttaacccactgagccacccaggtgcccccctgaaaTTAATTTCTATATCTAACATCTCTCTAAAAAAAGCAGCTTCCATATCTTCAGGCAGGGGGGTAGTGCGAAAcaatatcataataaaatttatttggaagcaCAAACAAGCAAAATTAACCATAAAAATCTGGAAACGACAGGGACATGAGAAGGAACAAGCCACGGAGAGACACTGTCAATTTCTAATACTTTCTGGAGGCCTCTcaggagccaggggaggaggCAAGCACAAGAGCAGAAAGTGCCACAAGCCACAGATCTCCCTGCTGGcagcctcctctgcctgcctggaTCCCATGCCACAGATCATCCTGGCTGGGGTACCTTTTGTCTGTGGTTTGTTTGTTCTTAAGTTTCTCAGAATTTGGCAGGCAATTATTGTGGCTCAAAGTAAGGAAAAACCAGTAATAGTATGGTGTGGGCTTATCTGAGAAAGGAGACGGCAGGCCAGCGAGCCCAGGAACGCCCGGGGCAATATTTCTTACCCAGCTTGGGTTTAGTGACTGGGACCACACAGCGCCTGTTGCAGCCAAACGTGCAGCATTTCTCTGTACCTGGACAAGTCTCATCAGTGACGCACCTTTGGAAGCAGGATTGTTTCCGAACAGCCCTGGGACAATCTCCTTTCCTCCCTGTAGGGAAAAAGGGAGAcagccacacacaaaaagagagagagaaagagaggctatctatctatctatctatctaccagTGGCTCCCACAGATTTAGCAAAAGGGAaaatcaaagaaaggaaggaagacctgAGCTTCTTTAGGACACTCAACCCTGGTGCTAAGGCAAAGACAATAACAATGATGAGAGCTCACATTTACTGAGTTTGCCTTGTGCCAGGAAcctctcatttgatcctcataacAATCCCAAGAGTACAaaccattatccccattttacaggtgaggaaattgtGGCTTAAAAGCTTAACGCTTACAAAGAGTGGCTTATGGCTTATTTGCAGCAAGAAAAGTCTCCCTGGCTTGAGATCTACTCTTGTGATCACTACCTCTAACAGGCTCCCCCTCACAGTTTGGCCCCCCAGCCTTCACGGGAGCCCTGAGTGCAAACAAAAGGCAGAGATCATCAGTGTGTCTTCTTTTCTGATAGGGGACAAAGAGCTGGGGGTTGCATGATTAAAGAAGAAACCCCCAAACCGGGGAGAGATGCTGCAGACAAGCTTCATTTCCAGAGCCCATCTAGGAGGTAGGAGGCTCTCTGGGTCTTTCTACCCCAGAGGCAAGGTCAGAGAGCACACCTGGATTGTGTCCCTCCAGCCAACATACCTTCTGGAAGGCCTCCTCGGCAGACACGACTGCAGCCGGTGCTGCAGCACTTTTGCCCAGCAGGACACGACTCATCCCCCTGGCACAGCTCTCTGCACGGGTGCTTATCAGGAGGGCATTCTCCTGCTTTCACTGCAAAAGATGTCCCACGAGGTTGAGGTGACCCGCTAAGCCTCAAGAAATGGGGAATGGAAGCCGAGCACTTCAAGGCTCTTCAGCCTCTGCCAACATTCCTATCCAAGATAGCTCTCCCactgctgtcccctcccctcacacAACCCCTGACACTTGCCCACCACTACTGAATGTCGGGCCACTTTGCAGATAAAGAGAGGGAAAGGTTGGTGTGATCCTGTTCACATTTAAGGAGCTCTAGGGAAAAGCCAGAACCTCTATTAAGCCAGACTGGAAGGCCTACCTCCTTGTCCAGAGAGGGTAGAGAAAGCCAGGAAGACCTATTCCGGCTGTCCTGAGAAGCTATGCATCCAGTCCTGTCCTACAGAGATGACCATCTCCACAAAGAGGACTCTCACTCCAGGAAGAGACAGGGGAGGTCTTCTTCTTGGTCACTGTCTGTTACTGTTGGTCGGGGACCCCAAATAATAGCTCACCATGCTCTCCTGCAGCCACCCAGGAGGTCAGGGACCCAAGAGCAAGAAGGGCCTTCAGGAGGAAGAGGCAGCTCAGCATGACGACGGCGCCGAGAGTTGAGAGGAGCGCTCAGTCCAGGCGGGAGGTGTACACCTTTGCCCAGGGCACCCACCAAGGGACGGGCAGGACTAGGAGACTGCCCTAAACCCAGCCCCAAAGTCTTCCCTTTTGCAATATTCCCCCAAGGATGTGTTCTCCTGACAAGAAGAAAAGTGACTGGTTGCTGGTATGTGGGAAAATTCCTGGCACTCCCAAAGGCAGTGATGACAGTGATCAAAGTCTGTAATGGAACATACACAACACCCGTGGACAATGAAGAAGAACCTGATGGGTAGTTGGGGGAAATGAGGGATGGCCACTGGATACAAGATCAGAGGGAGCCCTAAAGGGCTTTGGAAGGACACAGCTGCAGCCAAAGCGACAGAGGGGAGGACCAGAGATGCAACTTAATAATAACCACAGATAATAAAATGTAGTGTGGCTCCTGTTCATCCTAGCAACCttgaaaacagagaagggagcagactacttagaaaccatgaaaaaaaacCTACAGTAAAGCCATATTTCAGTTTGTTCAGAATGAGTACAAATGCACCAATACCTGCATCTTCATCTGTCTAGCCCATACAGGTCATTTTTTGATTGTGTGAAGGCTAGTTCACAGAACCCAAAGAAGTTGCTATGACTCAAGTAGTCGAGACCATCTATACTCCCTTTCTTCATCTCCTCTTCCTCTATTTCATTTGAATTATCTGTCCTGCTTATGACTTTGGTCAGACATGATATTTCATGGTATCCACTGGGACTGCTTAGCCCGTAAGATTATAGAGCAGAGGAAATTCAAGGCTTAAAGTAAAAATCTCCTTAATAGAGCCAAAGAGTTTGGTGCTAAAGAGTTGCCTTATTGTTTTAAGGCTGATATTGGAGCATGGATATATTTAACACTTGTTGACTTACCAACAATTCGATGAACATGcgttttatatatattgtttattttagtcCTCACAATAACCTTGCAGAGGTAATAAAACTGGTTCAGAGGGGTTGAGAAAGAATACCCAAGGTCATAAAGCTAGTAAGTGGTGGTTACTGGAATTCAATAATAGTAACGACGATAGCATTGCTCGAGGGTTTACTTGCACCAcaattctaagtgctttatatgaattgactcatttaatcctcactgcAACCCTATGAATTAGGTACTATTATCCCCGCTCTACagatgggggaaactgaggcacagaaagaaacGTAAGTCACACAGGAGGCGGTAGACCAAAGGCAGGCAGCGCAATTCCATAGTCAGTGTTCTTAATCACCATATCATCCTGGATTTGAAGTCAGATCCTTTTACATGAAAAACTCGTACTTTTTACTACCCCATATTGTGACCTGGTAAAAATAACTTTCTCTACTACCCATAAATCGATCCAGTTCTATTCACGAACATCTCACCTCTAAGCCAGAGCTAAGGGGAGCTCTGAGGAACTCCACAGCTGTTAAACCCCTGCGTCCTCTGCCCATCCCAGAATCACCAGTCTGGAAAGAGCAGCCCAGCTCCCTAGGGCTTGGGGAGTCCACCCAGCCTTCATTATGATGCTTTCAGATAAAATAGGCAGCCCCTGGGGCCTAGCCCCAGAAGGACCCTGTGGGCCAGACCCCCTCTTGGGGTTGGGTTTTGTGTCCCCGCATTAGACCGACTCTACCGCTTTCAAAGACTGAACTGCAGGCGCCGCTGTGCTCGCCGCCTCCTCCTGCCCCGCACTTCACCAGCCTGCGCCGGGAGGAAAGATCCCCGGGTCCAAACACCCACAGTCTGCACCGGAGGCCCGGCCCCGCCCTAGCAAAGCCCCGGCCAACCGCGCTCACGGAGCCGTTAGGAGTCCGGGACCCCAGCGAGACGCGCCTTGCGGTTCCCATGGAAACCCAGCAGCTCGCCGCGGCGCGCTTCCGGGTCGGCGCGCGGCGCGTTCCAATGACGTCACGGGGCCACTTTCCGGCCGGTGGCAGAGTCGGACTGAAGTTGTGGGGGCTGCGGGAGCCATGGGGGCCACTGGCGACGCCGAGCAGCCGCGGGGACCCGGCGGGGCAGAGCGGGGCGGCCCCGAGCTGGGCGACGCGGGCGCAGCGGGGCAGCTGGTTCTCACGGTGAGGACACCCCCGGGGAGGCCGGGGCTGGGCCTGGGCTCGGGGCGGCTGGGCCTCGGGCTCCCGGGACCCTAGCCCGCGGGCGAGAGAACGCGGCGGCTGGTGCTGCCCAGGGGGTTGGCGTTTTCGCAGTCCGACGACCTGGATTCAAATTTTGGTGCCGCCCTCCTAGCTAGGTGACGTGAGCCAGTCCTGTCAAcctctgagctccagtttcctcttctgtaaaatggagatgattagTGCCGCTTCATAAAGTTGTTACGGGGTTGGGGTGTAAATGCGAAGAAAGCGCCCAGCACACCGGCTGCCCCAGAGTAGTCCCTCGGTAAACACTCGTTCCCTTCCTCCTGCCGTCCCAGAAAAGGTGGGTTTGGGACTTTGGAGGCAGGAAACTTTTCCTGAGTTCCTCCACCCCCGCAGGGCCTTTCTGCCGCCGCCCTGCCTCCTGTCCCAGGGTGGATGAAGCGCTGAAATTCCCTGAGAAACAGGGCTGTCTAAGTTTAATTTCATACTCACCTTCCACCTCTACTCCAGTGTCACGGGCCTTAGTGACATCTGTTCCCTTGGTCCCCGCAGAATCCTTGGAATATAATGATAAAGCACCGGCAGGTGCAGCGAAGGGGCCGCCGCTCACAGATGACAACAAGGTAAGGCTGGTCCTGGGTATTCACCTCCCAGCACCCTTGGGGTCCCCACTGCACAGAGCTGGAAAGAGCTCATCAGCCGTTAGAAAGAACACTGGACTAGGAAAGCCGAGACTCAGCTTCTATAACTCTGTTATAGAAGGTTGATCTTGGTTGAATCATTGCCCCCTCTGAATTCAGGTACAAAATGGGGAATCATGGATTCAGCAGTGCCTGAGATCCCTAACATTCAGTTGGCTCTGTGGTCGAGGGCTGTAAAAAGGCAGAATAGCAAACAGtaggatttgggtttttttgttttgttgttatgcAAACAGTAATATTTAtgttggggaagggagagagcacaaggtggaCCTTGGGATGCTGATTATATTCTTGCCAGGTCGTGATTAAGTGGATGTTCTCTACAACTACTCATTGAAGTGTATACTTTGTATCTCATAAAacgctttatttttttttttaagattttatttatttatttgaaagagagacagtgagagagaacatgagtgaggagaaggtcagagggaaaagcagacttcccatggagctgggagcctgatgtgggactcgatcctgggactccaggatcatgacctgagccgaaggcagtcatccaaccaactgagccacccaggcgcccctcataaaacgctttaaaaaataaaactcctttcATAGGGTTATTatggaaatggaataaaaaaccATGTCCGTGTAGTTTGCACAGAACCTGGGCATGTAGCTTGTTTTCAGGTGAAGCTATCTATTATTGCTGTTAAAGGAGCCTGTGTCAGAAATTGGCTGGGCAGACTAAGAAAGATATGTCTGGGACATAACCCCTGATTGTGTCTCCCTCCTGAATGCAGTTTCACAGATCCTGCCATCTCCATGGACCTCCTCCGCGCTGTCCTGCAGCCTAGCATCAATGAGGAGATCCAGACTGTCTTCAACAAGTACATGAAggtgagagggaaaaagaggcaTGGGCAAGCCTTTCCTGCATCACATTCCCCTGGGTCTCTCTGCTACACACAGATGTGCAAAGTCTTCCAGTTCTGAACCCCTGAGAACTTTTACCCCTTTCTTTGGGGGTAATTTGAATACCTCTTCTGCCAAGCTGTTTTgaggataaaataatttaagtgtaACCTGCTCAGCACTATGCTTCAAACAAgtgtttttgattgtttgtttctttgtttatttttaatgattgtattcatttatttgacagagagatcacaagtaggcagagaggcaggcagagagaggggggcaagcaggctccctgcagaacagagagccccatgcgggactcaatcccaggaccctggggtcgtgacctgagccgaaagcagaggctttacccactgagccacccaggcgcccccaaacaagtgtttttattatttgtgtaactatcaacattattattatttaaaatgcctTTCTAAACCTCTAAGTAAACTTCTGCATGACTCTGATGGTCCCATAGATGCTTCAAGCGGCATATTCAGAACTGACCTTTTTCTTCCTAAACCTCTTCTTGTGTTTATTCGTTCAAGAAGTATTCACTGAGCTTCCACCGTAATAGCAGGCACAGTTCAAGGCACTGATGATGtagcagagaacaaaatgaacAGTGTTCCTGCTCTCTTTAAACAATATGTACTATATTAGGGAAcgccagagagaagggggagagagtgaCCAGTGGGTAACAGTAAGGCTGTTTCATAGACTTTGCCCAGGAAGGCCACATGCGAGCAGAGACCTGaataagggaagggaaaaacaagACACACCAGGGAAAAGcagtccaggcagagggaacaagggCAAATGCCCTAAGGCAGCGGTATGCTTGGCGCATTCAAAGCAACAAAGTCTCCAGTGTGGCTAGAGCCAGCTGAGCCAGGAGGAGGGTAATAGGAGAGGTAATCAGAGGGGAAAGAGGGGCCCAGTTCATGGAGAACCTTTGAGGCCATGGTAAGGATGTTGGGGTTTACTCTGAGTAAAATAGAGGCTCTTGGAGAGTTTTGTGCAGAGTATTTgatgtgaacatttttaaagggtcACCGTGACTGATGTGCAAAGAATGACCTACAGGAGGAGGCTtgagatgatggtggcttgagTGTTAGCAGTAAAGGTGTTGGGAAGATGAGATTCCACGTGTGTTT comes from Mustela nigripes isolate SB6536 chromosome 7, MUSNIG.SB6536, whole genome shotgun sequence and encodes:
- the WFDC3 gene encoding WAP four-disulfide core domain protein 3 isoform X4, with translation MGTARRVSLGSRTPNGSVSAVGRGFARAGPGLRCRLWVFGPGDLSSRRRLVKCGAGGGGEHSGACSSVFESVKAGECPPDKHPCRELCQGDESCPAGQKCCSTGCSRVCRGGLPEGRKGDCPRAVRKQSCFQRCVTDETCPGTEKCCTFGCNRRCVVPVTKPKLGRGGECPRLLVGLCIVTCMMDENCRAGEKCCKSGCGRFCVPPILPVELATNPNGTLSPGSARGILVP
- the WFDC3 gene encoding WAP four-disulfide core domain protein 3 isoform X6 yields the protein MGTARRVSLGSRTPNGSVSAVGRGFARAGPGLRCRLWVFGPGDLSSRRRLVKCGAGGGGEHSGACSSVFESVKAGECPPDKHPCRELCQGDESCPAGQKCCSTGCSRVCRGGLPEGRKGDCPRAVRKQSCFQRCVTDETCPGTEKCCTFGCNRRCVVPVTKPKLEPGSLSPPRTSSSWRPWNSAACVRLFPPNQTSPESGGECPADPLPCEELCDRDESCPQGHKCCSTGCGHSCRGDIQGGRGGECPRLLVGLCIVTCMMDENCRAGEKCCKSGCGRFCVPPILPVELATNPNGTLSPGSARGILVP
- the WFDC3 gene encoding WAP four-disulfide core domain protein 3 isoform X3 — its product is MLSCLFLLKALLALGSLTSWVAAGEHVKAGECPPDKHPCRELCQGDESCPAGQKCCSTGCSRVCRGGLPEGRKGDCPRAVRKQSCFQRCVTDETCPGTEKCCTFGCNRRCVVPVTKPKLEPGSLSPPRTSSSWRPWNSAACVRLFPPNQTSPESGGECPADPLPCEELCDRDESCPQGHKCCSTGCGHSCRGDIQGGRGGECPRLLVGLCIVTCMMDENCRAGEKCCKSGCGRFCVPPILPVELATNPNGTLSPGSARGILVP
- the WFDC3 gene encoding WAP four-disulfide core domain protein 3 isoform X1 → MGTARRVSLGSRTPNGSVSAVGRGFARAGPGLRCRLWVFGPGDLSSRRRLVKCGAGGGGEHSGACMKAGECPPDKHPCRELCQGDESCPAGQKCCSTGCSRVCRGGLPEGRKGDCPRAVRKQSCFQRCVTDETCPGTEKCCTFGCNRRCVVPVTKPKLEPGSLSPPRTSSSWRPWNSAACVRLFPPNQTSPESGGECPADPLPCEELCDRDESCPQGHKCCSTGCGHSCRGDIQGGRGGECPRLLVGLCIVTCMMDENCRAGEKCCKSGCGRFCVPPILPVELATNPNGTLSPGSARGILVP
- the WFDC3 gene encoding WAP four-disulfide core domain protein 3 isoform X2, translating into MGTARRVSLGSRTPNGSVSAVGRGFARAGPGLRCRLWVFGPGDLSSRRRLVKCGAGGGGEHSGACSSVFESVKAGECPPDKHPCRELCQGDESCPAGQKCCSTGCSRVCRGGLPEGRKGDCPRAVRKQSCFQRCVTDETCPGTEKCCTFGCNRRCVVPVTKPKLESGGECPADPLPCEELCDRDESCPQGHKCCSTGCGHSCRGDIQGGRGGECPRLLVGLCIVTCMMDENCRAGEKCCKSGCGRFCVPPILPVELATNPNGTLSPGSARGILVP
- the WFDC3 gene encoding WAP four-disulfide core domain protein 3 isoform X5, which encodes MLSCLFLLKALLALGSLTSWVAAGEHVKAGECPPDKHPCRELCQGDESCPAGQKCCSTGCSRVCRGGLPEGRKGDCPRAVRKQSCFQRCVTDETCPGTEKCCTFGCNRRCVVPVTKPKLESGGECPADPLPCEELCDRDESCPQGHKCCSTGCGHSCRGDIQGGRGGECPRLLVGLCIVTCMMDENCRAGEKCCKSGCGRFCVPPILPVELATNPNGTLSPGSARGILVP